The following nucleotide sequence is from Methanolinea sp..
CCCTCCTCATCTTTTTCCGCCTTCTCGAGGGCATAGGCGCCGGCCTGTTCGTCCCGTCAGCCCTCTCCCTGATCAATGCCCGCCCGGACCACGAGGCGGGGAGCGGCACGTTCATGGCCATGCTCAACATCGGCCTGGTGGCGGGCCTGATCGGGGGAGGGTGGCTGGTCGAGGTATCGGGTGCGCTGATGTCCGGCATCCTGCTCTTCACCGCTTCGGCCGCCATCCCGGCAGTGGCCAGCGTGTTCCTCGCACCCGGGCCGGGGCGCGCTCTCCCTCCCGAGACGGTGAGCGAGACCCTGCAGCGGCTCGTGCGGGTGGCCGGGGATTATTTCTGGCTGTGGTTCTCGGCCGTTATCATGCTCGGGACGACAGGGGCACTCACCGTGCTGTATCCCGAGTTCTCCAGCCTGTCACCGGGCGTCCTCGGGATGACTGTCGCCGCCATGAGCATCTCGACTGCCATTACTGTGGTGATCGTCTCCCGTATCCACCTCCCGCCGATCCCGGCCCTCAGGGTTGCAGCGGTAGGGATGGCTGGTGCGGTGATGCTCGTGTTCCTCACACCGCTCTCTTTTATCCTGGTGGGAGCCCTTGCCGGGGTGGTGATGATCGCCCAGCTGGCATTCCTCGCAACGTCAGAGGCTCGCCAGGGAGTGGTGATGGGGCTCTTCAATGCAGCGAGCTATGGCGGGATGAGCATCATGCCCTTCATCGCCGGTTTCATTGCCGAGTTCTCGTCGTTTTTCCTGGCGTTCCTGGTGGTCGCCTGCCTTGGGCTGGTGGTGGCGGTGACCGTTGGCCGGGGACGGGCCGCCGAAAGGGGCTGGCAGCCCGGGGGATAATGTTCCTGTCTTCCCGCCCCGGGCTTTTGAATAACAGGATGCCGGGGACGGGCCGGGCCGTGTAAATGCCTGGCCGAACAGCTCTCTTCCTTTGTCACCACCACGAGGGCCGGATGTACCCCTTTGCCGCGGGCGTCGCCTCCCTCCCCTGCGGCGTCCGCTTGATCAGGCCGGTCTGGATGAGGTAGGGTTCGTACACCTCCTCGATAGTCCGTGGATCCTCGCCGATCGAGATGGCAATGGTCTTCAGCCCGACAGGGCCCCCCCCGAAGTCGTCGACGATCACGGACAGGATTTTCCGGTCCATGTCATCGAGGCCGAGTCGGTCAACGCCGAGCAGGGTCAGTGCCTGGTCCGCAACCGTGCCGCTGACGCACCCGTCACCGCGGACCAGGGCATAGTCTCCCACCCTGCGCAGCAGGCGGTTGGCAATCCTCGGGGTGCCCCGGCTCCTCCCGGCAATCTCCGCGCACCCATCGGGGGTGATGGGGATGCCAAGCACGCCCGCGCTGCGCCGTACGATCCGGGTCAGCTCCTCCGGGGAATAGAGGTTGAGCCGGAAGACCATCCCGAAACGGTCGCGGAAGGGTGAAGAGAGGAGGCCCACCCGGGTGGTGGCCCCGACCAGCGTGAATGGAGAGAGATCGATCTTGATGGCCCGGGCGCTCGGCCCCTCGCCGATCATCACATCTATGGCATAATCCTCCATGGCCGGGTAGAGGATCTCCTCCACGATGGTGGGGAGCCGGTGGATCTCATCGATAAAGAGGATGTCCCCTTCTCCGAGGAGGGTGAGTATGGCGGCAAGATCGCCCGCCTTCTCGAGGACCGGCCCGCTGGTACACTGGATATTGCTTCCCAGCTCCCGGGAGATGATGTGGGCAAGCGTGGTCTTGCCCAGACCCGGAGGCCCGGAAAAGAGGACATGGTCGAGCGGCGAATTCCGCATCCTGGCCGCATCGATGGCGATGGCAAGCGCCTCCCTGATCGCGTCCTGCCCGATGAAGTCCGGGAGGCGGCCCGGCCGGATCCCCGGCTCTTCGACCTCGCCTTCCCGGAGCGCTGGGGAGACGATGCCCTCCTCCATGCTACTGCTCCCTGAGGACGGCCAGCGCGGCCTTGACTGCTTCAGCAACCTTCGGGGATGGGTCAGCTGCCAGCGCCTGGTCGACGGCTGCCCTCGATTCGCGCTCCGCAAAGCCGAGTGCCACCAGCGCGCTCACCGCATCACGCCGGACCGGGTCGGTCCCGGCCGGCGCGGTACCCTCGAACTCCACCGCTTTCTTCCGGAGCTTGTCCTTCAGCTCGAGGATGAGGCGCCTGGCGTTCTTCTGGCCGATCCCCGATATCCTGGTGAGCACCTTCTCATCTTCATCAAGGATTGCAGCGGCAAACTCCGGGATACTGATCTGGGAGAGGACCGAAAGGGCAAGGGTCGGGCCAACCCTGGTGACGCCGATCAGCATGCGGAACATCGAAAGACCGGCCGGGTGGAGGAACCCGTACAGCACCAGTTCGTCCTCCCTGACCACGAGAAGGGTATACGCACGGACCTTCCGGGGAGCCCCGGCCAGCAGGCGGAGATCCGGGCCGGTCATCCTCACCTCGAACCCGATCCCGCCGGTCTCGATGATCGCCGAGCCCTCGCCGGTGGATACGACCTCCCCGAAAAGCTGCGCGATCATGGAGACCTCATGACATGGATATGGCAGAGGGCGACGGAGAGGCCGTCGGCGACATCGTCGGGTCTCGGTATTGCCGGGAGATCCAGCAACCGCCGGATCATCTCCTGCATCTGTCTTTTGTCGGCCTTCCCGGACCCGGTAATCGCCTGCTTGACCTGGTTTGGGGTATATTCAGCCACCGGGACCCCGTTCTGGCAGGCAGCGAGGAGGATGACCCCCCGCACTTCGGAGACATTCATGGCCGAGGTGACGTTCCGGGAGAAGAAGAGCTTCTCCATGGCCAGCCAGGCCGGCCGGTAGTGCCGGATGAGGTCGGATATGCCACGGTAGATCTCTTCCAGGCGCTCCGGGGTTCCTTTCTCCCGGCCCGAGGTACGGATGCAGTCATAGCAGACCGCCCGCGATCGCCCGTTCTCCACCTCGAGTATCCCGTACCCGACAATGGCCAGGCCGGGGTCTATTCCGAGCACAATCATGGCGCTGTTCCCGCGAAACCAGGCTGTTCCAGGGAACTGGTTTGTTTTTGAAGAGAGATATCCTTTTGCCAGGGACAGAACGGGCAGGGGGCCCAGGTGTGCTCCCGTCTCCAGGCCTGCCCGGAAGCGCTCTCCCGGGTCACCTGCCAGGCATTTCCGGCAGGTGCCGGACCGCCTCCTCCAGCGTTTCGAAGAACCGGTCATCCTTCAGGCGGTCCCACATCTCTACGAACACCCGGTATAACCGGTCACGTTCCCGGGCCCGGTCTTCCAGGAGGGCCGGGATCGCGGCAGGATCTCTTACTGGGATGCTGGGGTCCCCGGCAGGTCCCGGTTCCTGGGAAGGCATGAACGCAGGGAGGTACCCGATCCACACATCGCAATCGTGCACCTGGCCAAGGACGTCCTGGATCGCACGGATCCTGCGGATGGCCGTCTTGAGTGCCCCGCCGGAGAGACGGTTGAAAATCTCGAGGGTGTACCGGAGCCGTTTTGCAGCAATCCTCATCTCGTGGTGGCGGGTGACGGCGTCCGGGTCATATACCGCCGGGTCATACGCCAGGAGACCGGCAGCACGGGAGGAGATGGTCTTCTGCGCCTTCCGGGCAAGTTTCCCGGGCTTATCCCGGCCCCTGGTGCCGGGCCGGGGATTGGCCAGCGCCATGCCAAACCCATGGAGGGCCCCGCCCTCCCCCAGCGATACCGCCACAGCCTCGACTGCTGGCTGGACGCTCCTTCGTTTCTGCCGCAGGTCCCGGAGCAGGGCCGCGATGTCCGGGGGGCAGGCTCCCGGTGCCGGCCTTCCGCCCTCCGGGCAGTCATACCCGTGCCTGCCGAGATACTCCCCGATAAATGCAACCTGGACATCGAGGTCCCGGGCCTCGCCAAGCGAGGCGGTGATGGATTTTATCTCCTCTTGCCACAACCGGTATTTTTTCCGGGGAAAGCAGGACTTGAAGACCGGCATCGCTGCCCGGAGCCTCCGGGAGGCGACCCGCATCCGGTGGACATGCTCGGGATCGTCTCCGGTCCTCGCCCCTTCCGCCTCCCTGACCAGTGCCTGCCACGATTCCCTGATGTACTGCAGCCCATACAGGCAGGTCGTGGCCGCCTGGTCCTGCGATCCCCGGTCAGCGGGCGGCCTGGCCATGCTGCCATGCCCCCCGGTGCCGGACGCACCATTCCTGTGCATTCACCACCGGCACCCCCTCTTCCCGGATCGCCCGCCGGTATGTCCCGTCCGGTAGCATCACCCGCAGCTTCACGTTGTCGCTGAGGTGTATGGGGATGACCAGGTCGCGGAGACCGGAACAGATGCCCGGATCGGATACCGGGAAGAGGATCTCCACCCGCCGGTCAAGGTTCCGCGGCATGAGATCGGCGCTCCCGATGAGGAATTCCTCGTTGCCACCGTTCCGGAAGTAGTACACACGGCTGTGTTCGAGGAACCTGCCGACGATCGATGTAACGGTGATGTTCTCCGATATCCCCGCGACTCCCGGCCGGAGGCAGCAGATCCCACGGACCTGGAGGTCGACTTTCACACCGGCCCGGGATGCGCGGTACAGGGCGGTGATGCACTCCCGGTCGACCAGGGCATTCAGCTTGAAGATGATCCGGCCGTCTCCCGACTCGCTGTGCCGCACGATCTCGCGATCGATCCGGGAGAGGATCCCGGACCTGATCCCGGCCGGCGCGGCCAGGAGCTTTCGAAACGATGATATCCGTGCACAACCGGTGAGTGAATTGAAGAGGTCGGCCGCATCGGCACCGGTCTGAGGGTCGGCGGTAAAATAGCCGAGATCGGTGTAGACCCGGCTGGTCTGCACGTTGTAGTTGCCGGTGCTCATGTGGACATAGGTCCGGATCCCGTCCTTCTCCCTCCTGACCACCATGCAGATCTTGGCATGGACCTTGAGCCCGGGCAGGCCGTAGACTACGTGGACTCCCGCCCGCTCCAGCGCCCGTGCCCAGGTTATGTTGTTCTCCTCGTCGAACCTGGCCTTGAGCTCGATCACGGCGGCAACGGCTTTGCGGTTCTCGCGGGCCTCGAGGAGCGCATCGATGACCGGCGAGTCCTTCCCTACCCGGTAGAGCGTGATCTTGATGGCCAGGACTTCCGGGTCACGCGCTGCCTGCCGGAGGAAATCGATGACCGGCATGAAGCTTTCGTACGGATGAAAGAGCAGGAGGTCCCGCTCCCTGATGGCAGGATACAGGCCGTTGTGCTCCTCCACGACGGCAGGAACCGATGGGATGAACGGGGTGTCC
It contains:
- a CDS encoding MFS transporter; the protein is MRARISLCLGVFSVMALSNAIVPILAGFGDGTFSQGAIYSAYFFGAFLLVLPSGFFADRIGEIPLVRAGLLLTLLSGLLIAAVPSTPLLIFFRLLEGIGAGLFVPSALSLINARPDHEAGSGTFMAMLNIGLVAGLIGGGWLVEVSGALMSGILLFTASAAIPAVASVFLAPGPGRALPPETVSETLQRLVRVAGDYFWLWFSAVIMLGTTGALTVLYPEFSSLSPGVLGMTVAAMSISTAITVVIVSRIHLPPIPALRVAAVGMAGAVMLVFLTPLSFILVGALAGVVMIAQLAFLATSEARQGVVMGLFNAASYGGMSIMPFIAGFIAEFSSFFLAFLVVACLGLVVAVTVGRGRAAERGWQPGG
- the ruvB gene encoding Holliday junction branch migration DNA helicase RuvB, whose translation is MEEGIVSPALREGEVEEPGIRPGRLPDFIGQDAIREALAIAIDAARMRNSPLDHVLFSGPPGLGKTTLAHIISRELGSNIQCTSGPVLEKAGDLAAILTLLGEGDILFIDEIHRLPTIVEEILYPAMEDYAIDVMIGEGPSARAIKIDLSPFTLVGATTRVGLLSSPFRDRFGMVFRLNLYSPEELTRIVRRSAGVLGIPITPDGCAEIAGRSRGTPRIANRLLRRVGDYALVRGDGCVSGTVADQALTLLGVDRLGLDDMDRKILSVIVDDFGGGPVGLKTIAISIGEDPRTIEEVYEPYLIQTGLIKRTPQGREATPAAKGYIRPSWW
- the ruvA gene encoding Holliday junction branch migration protein RuvA, whose protein sequence is MIAQLFGEVVSTGEGSAIIETGGIGFEVRMTGPDLRLLAGAPRKVRAYTLLVVREDELVLYGFLHPAGLSMFRMLIGVTRVGPTLALSVLSQISIPEFAAAILDEDEKVLTRISGIGQKNARRLILELKDKLRKKAVEFEGTAPAGTDPVRRDAVSALVALGFAERESRAAVDQALAADPSPKVAEAVKAALAVLREQ
- the ruvC gene encoding crossover junction endodeoxyribonuclease RuvC, with translation MIVLGIDPGLAIVGYGILEVENGRSRAVCYDCIRTSGREKGTPERLEEIYRGISDLIRHYRPAWLAMEKLFFSRNVTSAMNVSEVRGVILLAACQNGVPVAEYTPNQVKQAITGSGKADKRQMQEMIRRLLDLPAIPRPDDVADGLSVALCHIHVMRSP
- a CDS encoding CHAD domain-containing protein codes for the protein MHRNGASGTGGHGSMARPPADRGSQDQAATTCLYGLQYIRESWQALVREAEGARTGDDPEHVHRMRVASRRLRAAMPVFKSCFPRKKYRLWQEEIKSITASLGEARDLDVQVAFIGEYLGRHGYDCPEGGRPAPGACPPDIAALLRDLRQKRRSVQPAVEAVAVSLGEGGALHGFGMALANPRPGTRGRDKPGKLARKAQKTISSRAAGLLAYDPAVYDPDAVTRHHEMRIAAKRLRYTLEIFNRLSGGALKTAIRRIRAIQDVLGQVHDCDVWIGYLPAFMPSQEPGPAGDPSIPVRDPAAIPALLEDRARERDRLYRVFVEMWDRLKDDRFFETLEEAVRHLPEMPGR
- the ppk1 gene encoding polyphosphate kinase 1; this translates as MDAQNGSDPRDTAGHWPGCTSLDHPSLFINRELSWIAFNSRVLEEAMDVSHPLLERVKFLSIFSNNLDEFFMIRVSGLQRQAARGVREAPPDGMGPARQLAEIHRALGPLLHRQTGVWHQDIMPALAARGIRVLSCNSLDPGQRAALGDMFMAGIYPVLTPLAFDTSHPFPFISNLSLNLAVTVKDPGSGEEHFARLKVPTSLFPRLIVVPSGEPGTTRGTGETCLVFLEDLIASHLDTLFPGFEVAEAYPFRVTRDADFEIEEDEAGDLLTAVEESVEQRRTGSPVRVEVADGMPGPVCDLIGKKLGLPSSTFYRLKPPLGLADLSFFSSLDRPDLKDTPFIPSVPAVVEEHNGLYPAIRERDLLLFHPYESFMPVIDFLRQAARDPEVLAIKITLYRVGKDSPVIDALLEARENRKAVAAVIELKARFDEENNITWARALERAGVHVVYGLPGLKVHAKICMVVRREKDGIRTYVHMSTGNYNVQTSRVYTDLGYFTADPQTGADAADLFNSLTGCARISSFRKLLAAPAGIRSGILSRIDREIVRHSESGDGRIIFKLNALVDRECITALYRASRAGVKVDLQVRGICCLRPGVAGISENITVTSIVGRFLEHSRVYYFRNGGNEEFLIGSADLMPRNLDRRVEILFPVSDPGICSGLRDLVIPIHLSDNVKLRVMLPDGTYRRAIREEGVPVVNAQEWCVRHRGAWQHGQAAR